The genomic DNA ATTTCTGGAACATCAATTCCTCTTGCAGCTAAATCTGTTGCTATTAAAAGTTGATTGGTACCGTTTCTAAACTTAATTAAAGAACGTTCTCTATCTTTTTGCTCCATTCCTCCACTAAAATTACCATGTTTAATACCTTTACTTTCTAAAAAGGCACTCACATTATTAATAGTATCTTTTAGATTGCAAAAAATAATTCCTTGCTGATTTCCTAAGTGATTTAATAAATGTAATAACGTATTTAGTTTATTTTTCGCAGGAGAAACAACTGTTTTAATTTGTAATTTAGAAGTAGTTGCTTTTAAATAGTTAACCGTATTTGGTTTATCTAGTCTTACAAAATCAGGAATCTCAACACCTTGTGTTGCAGAAGTTAATATCCTTTTATTACAAGCTGTTAATTGGTTAATAACACCTCTCATTTCATACTCAAAACCAACTTCTAGAGACTTGTCAAACTCATCTAAAATTAACGTTTTAATATGGTCTTTAGAAAATCTTTCGTTTGCAAAATGATCTGAAATTCTTCCAGGAGTTCCTATTAAAATCGCTGGTAAATGCTTCAATTCTATTTTATCTTTAGACATTGGTCTACCTCCGTAAACAGCATTTACTTTATAACCAGAACCCATAGAACGAATTACTTGCTCTATCTGAATTGCCAATTCTCTTGAAGGCACTAAGATTAAAGCTTGAATTTCTTCAACATTAGGATCTAAAAACTCTAATAAAGGTAAAGAAAAAGCTAACGTTTTTCCTGTTCCTGTTGGTGACAATAAAATGGTGTTTACATTTTTCTTTATCGTAGCAATAGCCTCCTCTTGCATAGGATTTAACTGACTAATATTCAGTTTTTGTAATATTTCTTCTTGTCCTTTTATATGATTCGCCATTACTTTGGTGTTTACTTTTTTTTAAATATGGCACAAAGATAGTTAGACTTAGCTCGTATTGGATAAAATTGTTAAAAAATTGTATTTTTTTCAATAAAATAAAGGATGTGAGTATTAAAAAAAGAATAAAACAGTGTGAAATTCAACTTTAAAAGAGTTTTAAAATTGATAAATTTAAACGCACCGATAAAAACACTATTTCCCGTTCACCTTAGTATCCAACGGAATTTTATCTTCTATTAAATACACATCGGAATATACTTTGGTAAAATGTGCTCCGAAAAAAAGAATCAAACTAGAATATGAAACCCAAAGCATAATTAAAATAACAGAACCAGCAGCGCCATACGTAGAACCTGGATCCATTTCTTTAAAATACCAAGCCAACAAATATTTACCAATTACAAATAAAATAGCCGTTAAAGCGGCACCGGCTCTTACCGCACGCCAACGAATTGTTTTACTGGGTAGATACTTAAACATTGCAGCAAATAGAACATAAATAAAAAGAATGGACACCAAAAAATCTAGAAGATAAATGTATTCAAATAACTTTTCGGGTACAAATTTCTCTATTCGCTTGCTAAAAGCACTAATTAATGCCGTTAACACAAAACTAATTAACAACAAAAAGCCAATAATTAATATAAAACCAAAACTCTTAATTCTACTAAAGATCATTTTTAAGAATCCGTTTGCGTTTTTATTTTCTGGAACTTTCCAAATCTTATCAAAAGCAGCTTGTAATTGATAGAAAACACCTGTAGAACCATATAATAGCGTACTAAAACCAATAATAGTTGTAAAAATAGACACCGTTTCATCTCCTCTATCTAACATCATCACACGAATAGATTCTGCCGTTTGAACACCAACAGCTTGCGTTATTTCATCTAACAACTCTCCTTGAACAATATCTCTTCCCCAGATATTTCCAACTAAATTTAGAATAATTACAATTAAAGCAGGTAAAGATAAAATGGCGTAATATGCCACAATTGCGCTTAGTTCGAAAGGCTCGCTATCAATCCAATTATTTCCTGTTTTTTTTAATAAACTAGGAAGATTTTTTATTGCTTCTTTAATATGCATTGATATTATTTATTTTTAATTGTTGAAGGTTCTCATTAATATAAGTAATTTTTCTTCTATTAATTAATGCTTCGTAGTCTTTAATGAGGTTTCTATCAAAGTAAAAACTTCCAATTTCAAAACTCAAAATTTGAAATTGGAAGTTGGAAGTTTAAGTTCTATCTTAAGCTTCACCTCTAGCAGGATAATCTTCTTTTAGAATATAGTCAATTCCGTTTAAAACATCTTTAAATTCTGGTCTACCAAATGGCATCGATTGTATCGATTCCCAATATACTTTCCCTTCCTTGTCAATTAAAAATAGTCCTGGTTCTATAAATTCTTTTGGTTCTTTCTGGCTAATTCCGTTTGAAATAAACAAGCCCCATTTTCTTGCTTCTTCAATTGTAAAATCATAACCTATTGGCAGGTCTTTTACATTCCAATCTTTATAAGTTTCTTTTGCAAGACTCTCTGTATTTGCACTTATTGCAATTACATTTACACCTCTTTCTTTAAAGTTATTTACGTTGTTTTGTAGTTGCTCTAATTGTTTTTTGCAAACAGGGCAATGTTTCCCTCTGTAGAATATTATTAATGTAAAGTTTTCAGTTTTTTGTTCTTGCAAACTCCACTTTGTATCGTTTACTAAATTGATTGTTAGTTCGGGTGCTTTTTCTCTTGGTTTTATCATCTTTTCTGTTTTGTAATTTAAAATTATTGATTCACTAATGTTCAGGTAGATAAGAAGACTTAATGGCTCATCATTTTACCTTTTTTCTTTGTCAATTGTTTGTCTAAATCATTAATAGCTTCGGTGATAGAACTTACAAAATTATCATGACTTGCTTCTGCAAATAACCTTGGTCCTGGTACACTCAAACGAATACTACAAATTTTCCCTGTTTCATCTGAAGAAGTATTTTCTATTTTAAAGAAAACATCTGCTCTTATAATCATCTGAAATTTTGTGTACAGGTGTCCTAATTTTTCTGTAGCAAATGCTTCTAATCTTTCACTCGCTTCTACATCGTGGTATTCAAAATTAATATTCATAATCTCTTACATTTTAGTTAATAATTAAACTCTCTAACGTAAAATTACCAATACTTCTTAAACATTATTTGCGTAAACGATTCTATTATGAACTCATATCATATTTTAGGTAGTTTATTGAAGCCTCTTTTATATTTATAACTAGATTTGTTTCTTTTTTAAAGACAATTTAAAACGATGCTTAAACAAAAGTTAAAACCTTACAATGTAATTCTTGCTTCTGGCTCTCCAAGAAGACATCAGTTTTTTAAAGATTTAGATATTGATTTTTCTATCCAATTAAAGGAGATTGAAGAAATTTATCCGAAGGAATTAAAAGGTATAGAAATCACCGATTTTTTAGCCAATTTAAAATCGAAGGCATTTACAGATTTACAGGAAAAAGACGTCCTTATTACTTCTGATACCATTGTTTGGTTAGAAGGTAAAGCGTTAGGAAAACCAAAAGATGCGAAAGACGCTTTTACAATGTTAAAAGCCTTATCTGGTAAAAAACACGAAGTAATTACATCTATATCTATTAAGAGCCTTTCTTTTCAGAAAATTATAAATGATGTAACAACGGTTTCTTTTAAAGAATTATCTGATGATGAAATTAATTACTACATCAATAACTACAAACCATTTGACAAAGCTGGTGCATACGGAATACAAGAATGGATTGGTTATATTGGAATTGAAAACATAGCAGGAAGCTATTTTAATGTAGTTGGTTTGCCTGTTCATAAACTTTATAAAGAGTTAATGAATTTATAAAATCCATCAACTTATTCAATTCTATAAATTGTTTTAAGAGGTTTTCTCTTACAATGCTAAATTTTTTGCTTCTATTCTCTATTTTCTTTACTTTATAGAAAAATAAAAGTTTATTTTTACGGAAATTTTACAACACAACATTTTTACAACTTTATAATGAAAAAATACACGTACACAGAAAAAAAAGATACACGTTCAGGTTTTGGTGACGGTTTAACAGAATTAGGTAGAACAAACCCAAATGTGGTTGCTTTATGTGCAGATTTAATTGGTTCTTTAAAAATGGATCAATTTATTAAAGAAAATCCAGAAAGGTTTTTCCAAATTGGTATCGCAGAAGCAAACATGATTGGTATTGCAGCTGGTTTAACAATTGGTGGCAAAATTCCTTTTACAGGAACATTTGCAAACTTCTCTACAGGAAGAGTTTACGATCAAATTCGTCAATCTGTTGCATATTCTGGTAAAAACGTAAAAATTTGTGCATCTCATGCAGGAGTTACTTTAGGTGAAGATGGCGCAACACACCAAATCTTAGAAGATATTGGGTTAATGAAAATGTTACCTGGAATGACGGTAATTAATCCTTGTGATTATAACCAAACAAAAGCAGCAACTATTGCAATTGCAGATTTTGACGGACCTGTTTATTTGCGTTTTGGTAGACCAAAAGTGCCTGTATTTATGCCAGCAGATGAAAAATTTGTAATTGGTAAAGGAATTCAACTAACAGAAGGTACAGATGTAACAATTGTTGCAACTGGGCATTTAGTTTGGGAATCTTTACAAGCTGCAGAACAATTAGAAGCAGAAGGTATTTCTGTAGAAGTAATAAATATTCATACAATTAAACCTTTAGACGAAGATATTATTTTAAAGTCTGTTGCAAAGACAGGTTGTATTGTTACTGCTGAAGAGCATAATAAATTAGGTGGTTTAGGAGAAAGTGTTTCAAGAACATTAGCCTTAAACAATCCTACACCGCAAGAATTTGTAGCAACAAATGATACTTTTGGTGAATCTGGAACACCTGAACAATTAATGGCGAAATATGGTTTAGATGCTGCTGCAGTTGTAAAAGCTGTTAAAAAAGTAATTTCTAGAAAATAATTTCGTTTTAAACTTTAAAGAGTTTTTAATATTAATTTTAAATAAAAAAAGATGAAAAAAGTAATTTTAGTAATGTGTTTGGCATTTGCTTTTAGTCAAACTTCAAATGCACAAATAGATTTTGGTATAAAAGGTGGAATTAACTACAATAATGCAGGAAAGGACTCTTTTAAAAATGCTAAAAATGATATTGCAGATGGAGCGAAAGCTAAATCTGGGTATCATGCAGGTTTGTGGTTTAGAGGTAAAATTCCAGTAGTTGGTTTATACTTAAGACCAGAAATAGTTTACACACAAGTAAAAAGTGAATACATTAATAATAGTAAAACGTCAGATTATGATTTTAAGAAAATTGATGTTCCTGTTTTAATAGGAAAGAAATTTTTAGGTATTGCAAATGCGTTTATTGGCCCTTCTTTTCAATATATAATTGAAGATAACTTTAAATTTAATGATGTAACTGCAGACGAATTTGATAAATTTTCAGTTGGTCTTCAAATGGGAGTTGGTGTAGAGTTAGGTAGAATTGGTGTAGATGTACGTTGGGAAAGAGGTTTATCTAAAA from Polaribacter sp. ALD11 includes the following:
- a CDS encoding DEAD/DEAH box helicase, producing MANHIKGQEEILQKLNISQLNPMQEEAIATIKKNVNTILLSPTGTGKTLAFSLPLLEFLDPNVEEIQALILVPSRELAIQIEQVIRSMGSGYKVNAVYGGRPMSKDKIELKHLPAILIGTPGRISDHFANERFSKDHIKTLILDEFDKSLEVGFEYEMRGVINQLTACNKRILTSATQGVEIPDFVRLDKPNTVNYLKATTSKLQIKTVVSPAKNKLNTLLHLLNHLGNQQGIIFCNLKDTINNVSAFLESKGIKHGNFSGGMEQKDRERSLIKFRNGTNQLLIATDLAARGIDVPEMKYIIHYELPKEVEEFTHRNGRTARVSAKGTAYVLKWKEERLPDFMKHADLENISKQAERKPIFWETLFISGGRKDKISKGDIAGLFIKQGKLTKDQLGDIELKQDCAFVAVPASLASELEEKLNNSRLKKKKVRIYGV
- a CDS encoding YihY/virulence factor BrkB family protein, whose amino-acid sequence is MHIKEAIKNLPSLLKKTGNNWIDSEPFELSAIVAYYAILSLPALIVIILNLVGNIWGRDIVQGELLDEITQAVGVQTAESIRVMMLDRGDETVSIFTTIIGFSTLLYGSTGVFYQLQAAFDKIWKVPENKNANGFLKMIFSRIKSFGFILIIGFLLLISFVLTALISAFSKRIEKFVPEKLFEYIYLLDFLVSILFIYVLFAAMFKYLPSKTIRWRAVRAGAALTAILFVIGKYLLAWYFKEMDPGSTYGAAGSVILIMLWVSYSSLILFFGAHFTKVYSDVYLIEDKIPLDTKVNGK
- a CDS encoding peroxiredoxin-like family protein, whose translation is MIKPREKAPELTINLVNDTKWSLQEQKTENFTLIIFYRGKHCPVCKKQLEQLQNNVNNFKERGVNVIAISANTESLAKETYKDWNVKDLPIGYDFTIEEARKWGLFISNGISQKEPKEFIEPGLFLIDKEGKVYWESIQSMPFGRPEFKDVLNGIDYILKEDYPARGEA
- the raiA gene encoding ribosome-associated translation inhibitor RaiA, which produces MNINFEYHDVEASERLEAFATEKLGHLYTKFQMIIRADVFFKIENTSSDETGKICSIRLSVPGPRLFAEASHDNFVSSITEAINDLDKQLTKKKGKMMSH
- a CDS encoding Maf family nucleotide pyrophosphatase, whose translation is MLKQKLKPYNVILASGSPRRHQFFKDLDIDFSIQLKEIEEIYPKELKGIEITDFLANLKSKAFTDLQEKDVLITSDTIVWLEGKALGKPKDAKDAFTMLKALSGKKHEVITSISIKSLSFQKIINDVTTVSFKELSDDEINYYINNYKPFDKAGAYGIQEWIGYIGIENIAGSYFNVVGLPVHKLYKELMNL
- a CDS encoding transketolase family protein — protein: MKKYTYTEKKDTRSGFGDGLTELGRTNPNVVALCADLIGSLKMDQFIKENPERFFQIGIAEANMIGIAAGLTIGGKIPFTGTFANFSTGRVYDQIRQSVAYSGKNVKICASHAGVTLGEDGATHQILEDIGLMKMLPGMTVINPCDYNQTKAATIAIADFDGPVYLRFGRPKVPVFMPADEKFVIGKGIQLTEGTDVTIVATGHLVWESLQAAEQLEAEGISVEVINIHTIKPLDEDIILKSVAKTGCIVTAEEHNKLGGLGESVSRTLALNNPTPQEFVATNDTFGESGTPEQLMAKYGLDAAAVVKAVKKVISRK
- a CDS encoding porin family protein codes for the protein MKKVILVMCLAFAFSQTSNAQIDFGIKGGINYNNAGKDSFKNAKNDIADGAKAKSGYHAGLWFRGKIPVVGLYLRPEIVYTQVKSEYINNSKTSDYDFKKIDVPVLIGKKFLGIANAFIGPSFQYIIEDNFKFNDVTADEFDKFSVGLQMGVGVELGRIGVDVRWERGLSKTEAKFANIATVDNRTNQIIFGLSLKL